GCCAGCACGGCCTTTACTGCATCCACACGCATGACCCATCCTTGGTTTTACATTTCTCTGCAACATCAAGCTGCGACAGCAAAGCCAGATACAGCGTATGCCAGCCGTTGCGGCAGCATCCTGCTGATTATGGCCTTGCCAATGGGAGCACGTCATGCCACCAATACAAAACGCCGCCCCAGATATTCTCATCCCGGCATGCTTTTCTTATTATATCAAAGAGAAGAAACCTTTATGCTGAGAGTACGGTTTTTGCCGCTCGACCAGGATAAAAGGGAAAATTCCATGCAGAAATAGCAGACAAGGCTTGCGTGACGGCACTGCCTAGCGCCTGAAAACCAGTGCCAGTCCAACCAGTACCAGCACGAAACCCAAAAGCCGCGGCCAGCCAAAGGGCGTCACGGGCAGGCCAAACCAGCCGTAGTTGTCTATAACAGCCGCCATAAGCAGGTTGCCAAAAATCATTGCCAAAGCCGTTGCCAGCACTCCGATACGCGGCACGGCAATGATGGTGTTCAGCACCATAATGGCCCCGAAAATACCGCCAATCCATTGCCATGACGGCGTTTCAGCCACCCGCCAGATCTGCCCGCGCCCAAAAAACAGCGTGGCCAGCCCTAGAAACAATGCCCCGCAGGCAAAAGAAATAAAACTGCTTTCCAGAACGCCCACGGTGCGGCTCAAGGCCGCGTTAATGGGCGACTGCATGGCCGTCAGGCAGCCTGCCAGAATCATGAGAGCAATGTACAGCATAACCCCTCCGGCAAGGTCTGAGGGTAGGAGCGCCCTTAATATAAAGACACTCCGGCGGCGACGAGTGACCGCCGCAAGATATTCGCCGCCGTATGGCTGGTGCAAGATGGTCACCGAAAAGTGGCAGCCGAAAAATGTTTGGCACAAACCGTCCGCGCCGTGCGCATACGTCAGCTCACAGGATGAATATGGATCGAGGTCAAACAGTGGTGGCCCTGCTGCCTTTCACACGTGCAGAACCCGCAGCGCAGAAGACACTTGCAGAAGCCGCCGTGCTAGAGCAGATTAACTTTGAAATTCATTATATTTCAAAGTTGTCATTCTGCCGAAAAATGCGATTTTCGGCAGAATCCACGCCGCGTTGCGGCGCGCTGCACGCTTGTGCAGCGTTAGAGCATTTAAACTTTTTCAAAGTTAAAATGCTCTAAAACCGTCGCGTAAAAACCACCATGCAAAACCCGCAGGCTGCTTATTCGCCGTTACGCAAAAAAGGCGTGAGGGCTACGGCTACAAGCAATCCTTCGGGACTGAGAAAACGGGTAACGGTCTGCCCCCACGGCTCCTGCTTCAGGCGCACCAGCATAGTGTAGCCGTTTTGCTCAAGCACCTGCGTGGCGGATTCAATATCTTCCACATCCAGCTCAAGCCATGCCTGAGGCACAGGCACCTCTTCCGGCCACTGCGCAGTGCCGAAGCAGGAAAGCGCGGCCTTGTCCAGAGGCCAAAGGGCAAAATGCTTCACGCCTTCCACGGCCTGCGTGTGCCAGTAGCCTTCATAACCTTCGGTGTGTTCAAGTGGCAGGCCGAACATGTCCCTGTACAGATGTTCGCTTTCCTGCTGCCTGTTCACCACAGGGCCGAAGCCAGAAACAAAAAGAACTTTTATACCTTGCGGCAGATTGGGCTGCATTGCTGTCTCCAAACCGGGCAAGGTTTCGTGCCGGACACAGGGCTTCAACCCCGGTCCGGCACGGTGCCCTGTTTCTGTTCTTACTCTGCGAAAATGCCCTTGGGCAGCGCGCCGAAAACAGCTTCATAGCGCTGACGGAAGCTCGCCGGGGTAATGACGTGCTCCTGCGTGCCCATTTTTTCCAGGGCAAAGCTGGCGCTGACAGAGCCCAGCTTGGCGGCTTCGGGCATGGCAAGACCATGCACCAGCCCCTTGATGAGGCCAGCCCGGTGGGCGTCGCCCGCTCCGGTGGGGTCCAGCACCTTATCAATGGGCACAGGGGCAATGTGAACGGTTTCGCCCTGGCCGCGTACCTGTGCGCCTTCCGCGCCAAGTGTCGTCACAAGCCAGCTGGTGCGGGCCGCAATTTCGTCTTCGCTCTTGCCCGTGGCCTTGCAGATCATGTTCAGTTCATAGTCGTTGGTGATGCAGGCCAGGGAGCCTTCAATGGCTTCCAGCAGCTCTTCGCTGGTGAGCACGGGCAACTGCTGGCCGGGATCAAAAATATAGGGCACGCCCTTTTCGCGGTACATGCGGGGCAGACGGCGCATGTCTTCCACATTGCCGGGCGACACAATGGCGATGTCCTGCCGGGCATCCATGCCGGGGAAGTCGTACACGGCGGGCAGGGTCATTGCGCCGGGGTAAAACCCGGTGATCTGGTTGCTGTTCAGGTCTGTGGTGATATAGCACAGAGCCGTGAACACATCTTCCGCACGGCGAATGCCGTCCAGGGGCAGACCATGCGAGGCCAGCGTTTGGGCGTAGGACTCAAAATCGCGCCCGGCGGCAGCCACAATTACGGGCTTTTCATCAAGCAGGGCAAGAGTATAGGCGATATTGCCCGCGCAGCCGCCACGCCTTTCGTCCATGCCGTCCACCATAAAGCTGACATTAATCATGTGCAGCTTGTCCATGAGAATATGGTCCTGAAAATTACCGGGAAAGGTCATGATGCGGTCAAAGGCCAGCGAACCGGAAACGTAAATGGCCATAGGGTCCTCGCGTTATATGGTGAACAAATATTTGTTGAAAACTGTCTGGCAGATTCAGACAGGCTCTGCCCGCCTCAAAGACCCGAATCCCGCATTACCGTCATGATTCGGACATGGGCGGCTGGCTGTTTTCCTGAATCCAGTGCAGAAAAGGCCCATGCCCCGCCTCAATGGGCACAGCCACAATGCAGGGCACCTCATAGGGGTGCAGGCGCCTAACCGCCTCTTCAAAGGCAGGCAGGGCCGCGCGGCTAACCTGAGCCAGCAGCAGGCATTCTGCCTCGTCGTGAACTTCGCCGCGCCAACGGTATATGGAGCGCGCCCCGGGCACGATATTTACCCCTGCTGCAAGCCCCTCGCCCACCAGGGCGCGGGCAAGATCAAGGGCAAGCGTTTCATGGGGCGCAGTGACGTAAACGAGAAATGACATGCTGTGCCTCCGCCGTGGGATCTGAGGGCAAGGTTATACCCAAACGCGCAAAAAACAAAGACCGCAACAGGCGGCAAGGCCACAGCACGAACGCGCAGCACTGCTTGTATGCGGCCGGATTCACAATCCGCGCTGTTTTTGCAGGATTATCACGCCACATCCAGCAAGGCGCACATTGATTTTATACACGCAAAGCCACAGAATCAATGACGCACACGCAATGCCAACTACGGATATGGGCACGGCATCAGCCTCACGCACCTTGCGGGCATTTTGCGCCTATGGCATAGGACAGCCATGAAGGCGAAAAATATCCGTCAGGCGAGAGCGCAAAAAATACTTGAGGCATTGCGAACCCGCTATCCTTCTCCCCGCACGCATCTGGATGCGGCAACCGCGTGGCAGTTGCTGGTAGCCACGGTTCTTGCCGCCCAGTGTACGGACGCCAGGGTCAATACCGTGACCCCGGAACTGTTCCGCCGCTGGCCCGGCCCCAGCGACATGACGAAGGCGGCCATTGAAGAAATTGAGGCGATCATCCGCCCCACAGGCTTTTATCACAGCAAGGCAAAAAATCTGCTGGGGGCTGCGATTCGCGTGTGCGAAGTTTACGGCGGTCAGGTGCCAAAAACCCTTGAAGAGCTCATTACCCTGCCCGGTGTGGCGCGCAAGACTGCGAATGTGGTGATGTTCGGGGCCTTCGGCATCAACGAGGGACTTGCTGTAGACACGCACGTCAAGCGTATCAGCTATCGTCTGGGGCTTACTGAAGCAACCGACCCTGTTCCCATTGAGCGCGACCTTATGGAACTTTTTCCGCGTGAGGAATGGGGCGATGTGAACCACCGCATGGTCTGGTTTGGGCGCGAGGTCTGTGAGGCGCGCAAGCCCCTTTGCGGCCAGTGTGAGATGGCAGATTTTTGCCCGAAGCTCGAACCGCCCAAAACGCCCCGACCGCAACGCAGCAAAAAATCAAAGCCTTAAGAAATATGTTTCCCCGTCGATGAGAACTACAGCGCTCTGCCATTCGGCCAGCGCCCCCGTCTCTTTATTCAAGACTCAGCCGTCCACTCGGCTCGGACATACAGGATGGAAGCCATGTCGCAAAACAGCTTGCTCAACGTCAACAACAATGAACTTGAAATCATTGAATTTATTATAGACGAAAAGCAGCCTGACGGCAGCTCCTACAGTGGGCACTACGGCATCAACGTGGCCAAGGTGCTCGAAATCATTCGCCTGCCCAATATCACCAGCGTACCCAGCAAGTGCGACTCGTCGGTGCTGGGCACCTTCAACTTGCGGGGCAAGGTGCTGCCCATCCTCAATCTTGCCACATGGCTTGGCAAAACAATGACCGAAGAATCCAACGCCAAGGTCATTGTAACGGAATTCAGCGGAGTGCAGGCCGCATTTCTTGTTTCGTCCGTCACCAGCATCCACCGCATGACCTGGGACCGCATCGAGCCGCCGAACCAGTATGTGCAGACATACTCGCGCGACAGTATCACCGGGGTTCTGCGCATTCAGAACAGGGTACTCTTTATTCTGGATATGGAAAAAATTCTGGCCAGTCTGGACAGCACGCTGGACATGTCGCAGATCAAGGTGGACACCTCGCCCGTTGAAGGCGCGGCCCAGTTTCACCTGCTTGTGGCAGACGATTCCAATTCGCTGCGGCACATCATCAAGTCTTCGCTGCAAAAGTCCGGCTTTCAGGTCACAGCTGTGGCCAGCGGACGCGAAGCGTGGGAGTTTTTGCAAAAAACCCGTGATGAAGCGCAAAACGAAGGCAAGGAACTTACCGATATTGTGCATCTGGTTATCTCTGACATCGAAATGCCCGAGATGGACGGCCATATGCTCACGGCTAAAATACGCGACACTCCCGGCATGAGCACCCTGCCCATCATCCTTTTCTCTTCGCTCATCACCGAGGCCCTGTACGCCAAAGGCGTCAAGGTGGGGGCAGACAAGCAGGTTTCCAAACCCGACCTCCCCGGCCTGAGCAAAATCATTCGCGAGCTCATCGCGGAAAAGCTGAACAAATAACTGGCAGAAACGAACGGGCGCCCCTTTGAAAGGCCTGAGTTTCACTGCAGAAACTCAGGCTCTTTTCGTATATTTTCGTATGTTTTCGTATGGCTGTCAGTTCCTCTGAGGCGAGCCAGACCAATGACAAGTCCCCCTTCACAGGGGCGAAACCTGCTTTTCTGCATTGTGTTTTAACCGCCGCACAAACTGAAAACCCGCCGTTTGCCTGCCCGGCACCCATATTTTTGGTCTATGCCGTTGGCACATGCCGCCTGAACATCTCTGACACAAGTACCCCGCCAGTGGGGATGGCCTTAAAAACCCTGTATCTTTACGCCCCGTGCTGTCGCTGACTCACTCGTAAAAAGCGCTTCCTCACGCAACCGCTGCACGTCTTTTCGGGGAGATTCGCCGAAAAGGCGCTTATATTCCCGGCTGAACTGACTGAGGCTTTCATAGCCCACCGCCACGCCAGCGCTGCTGGCATCCATATTCTGCATAAGCATAAGGCGTTGTGCCTCATGAAGTCTCAGCCTCTTCTGGAACTGAAGCGGACTGAGCGTCGTTACTTCTTTGAAATGCCTGTGGAACGTGGAAGGAGCCATGTGGACTTTTTCCGCCAGCTCTTCAACCTGCACTGCTGCGGCAAGATTCTGTTTCAACCAGGTTATGGCCTGGGCCACATGATTACCTTGAGAGCCCAGGGTATAAAAAGAGCGCAACCTGTGGCCGCTCTGCCCTGCCAGCAAGAAATAGTGAATCTCACGCACGATCATCGGCCCGAGAACCAGTAGCTTTTCCGGGCAATCAAAAAGCTTTGCCAATCGTACGTAAGCGTCCAGAAGATCGGTGTCGAGTTGCTGAACGTGTATGCCCTTGACCACGGAAGCCGCCTCTGCCGGCTTGTGGGGCATTTCCAGCGCCAGCTGCGCAATCAGGCTTTTGTCCAGATCAATGGCGATGGAAAGGCTGGGAACGTCCGGCGAGGCTTCACAAATCATACTCGCGCCCGGCATATCAACGCCTGTCACCAGAATGTCGTCTTCACCATACCGGTATTCATCCTTGCCCATAAATGCCCGTTTACACCCCTGCGCCATTTTGACGATCACCGGTTGATAAAAGCATGTTTGCGGTTCTGTGGTTTTGTCGCGCCGGTACATACGCACCCCGGCAAGACCGGTTTCATAAACACCGGGTCTGGGCATGCGCTCAAGAACGCTACGCTTGAGAAAGGCTTTTGCCCTGTCAATATCCACCCACATATCGTTCGCCATATGCCCTCCTTCACCACCTTGCATATTCTCAGACACCACTAGCATGAAGCTGCCCAATTGACATATCCATGAGAGTATTAGGCAAACAATAGGCAGAAATGTGCCTTCAGACAACTCTATTCAGACCTTATAAACAACATTAACGACCACGTTTTGCCAAAAGGGGTATGAAATGAACGAGTCTGATAATATCTCCCGCCGTTTTTTCCTGAAAAGCAGCGCTGCTGCCGTGGGCGTTGCCGCACTTTCCAGCATGGCTGGCGGCAGGGTCTGCGCCGCCACGCTCTCCACTACAAATCCGAAAAACGATGAGCAAGGCAAGGCAACGGTATTTTTTACCAAGGACCTCAGCGCCGCAGGCCTGCGCAAACTGTATGCCCGCGTCAACCAGGGCATGACCGGAAGAATAGCGGTCAAACTGCACACGGGAGAACCCGGCGGCCCGAACATTATCCCCCGGGAAATGGTCAAGGAGCTGATGCATGATGTCCCAGGCGGGGTCATTGTTGAATGCAATGTGCTGTACGACAGCCCAAGAAAAACAACTGACGGACACAAAATGGTCATTGCTGGCAACGGCTGGACCTTCTGCCCGGTAGACATAATGGATGAACACGGCGACGTGAACCTGCCCGTCAAAGGTGGCAAGTGGTTCAAAGAGGTCGCCTTTGGAAAAAATATTCTGAACTACGACTCGATGCTTGTGCTCACTCATTTCAAAGGTCATGCCCTGGGAGGCTTTGGCGGATCACTGAAAAACATCGCCATCGGTTGCGCATCAGGAAAAGTCGGTAAGGCACAACTGCACGACTCTGACGGCAGCTCATGGCCTTCCGGCCCGGATTTTATGGAACGTATGGTTGAAGGCGGCAAGGCCGTTGCAGACCATTTTGGCCAGCACATCACCTATATCAACGTGCTGCGCAACATGTCCGTAGACTGCGACTGCGCAGGCATCAGTGCCGCGCCTCCTACCGCGCCGGATCTGGGCATTTTGGCTTCAACGGACATTCTGGCCATCGATCAGGCTTCCGTTGATATGGTGTACGCGCTGCCCGAGGCCCAAAAGGCCGATCTTGTGGAGCGTATGGAATCCAGAAGCGGCTTGCGCCAGCTTGAATATATGAAGGAACTCGGCATGGGAAAATCCGGGTACGAACTGGTAGTCATCTAAAGCAGATTAACTTTGAAAAACTTCACATTTTAAAGTTGTAATGACGGTGAAGTCATATGAGAAAATTTATCCAGCACGAAGCCGCCTCGTTTTCAAGGCGCTCATTTATAACAGCAATAACCGCAGGCATGTTCGCAGTGGCGGTGCATCCGCTTTTGGCTCCCACCAGTGCGGCCAACGCAAAACCCGCATCAGGGGGGCAAAAAATGCTGATCGTATACTACTCCCGCTCCGGCAATACCCGCGTTGTGGCGGAAAAAATTCATGCCTCTCATGGCGGCAATATTGTGGAATTGCAAACAGTGAATCCATACCCGGAAGAATACCGGGCTACCACAGAGCAAGCCCAGAAAGAACTGAAAGCAAACTACTTTCCGCCCCTGAAAACCAGTGTGGACGACATCAGCCCATACGACGTGATTCTTGTGGGTTCACCAAGCTGGTGGGGCACCTTTGCATCGCCCGTAAGAGGTTTTTTGGCGCAGCATGATTTTTCGGGCAAAAAAATTGCGCCGTTCATCACGCATGAAGGCAGCGCACTGGGTAAAAGTGTTGCCGACCTCAAAACGCTTTGCCCCGGCGCGACCATTCTTGATGGTCTGGCGGTACGTGGCGGCCGTGTACAAAATTCACAGGCTGAAATCGACCAATGGCTGAAACGCCTTGATCTGGGTAAATAGGAGAAATGGTATGCAAACGCGCACATTGGGTACTGACGGCCTGAGCGTCTCCTGCATGGGCCTTGGCTGCATGGGCATGAGTTACGGCTACGGCCCTGCATCTGATAAAAAGGACATGATCGCCCTGATCAGAACGGCTGTGGAAAACGGCGTTACCTTTTTTGATACTGCCGAATGCTATGGCCCCTTTACCAACGAAGAACTGGTGGGCGAAGCGCTGGCACAGTACCGCGGTCAGGTCGCCATTGCCACCAAATTTGGAATTTCCATCATAAACGGCAAGCAGATAACCGACAGCAGGCCTGAAGTAATCCGCCAGTCTGTGGAAGGCTCGCTAAAACGCCTTCGTATAGAAGCCATCGATCTGTATTACCAGCACCGGGTTGACCCTAACGTGCCCATTGAAGATGTGGCCGGAACAGTCAAAGAACTGATTCAGGAGGGCAAGGTCAAGCACTTCGGCCTTTCCGAACCAGGGGTGCACACCATACGCCGCGCCCACGCTGTACAGCCTGTGGCGGCAATCCAGAGCGAATATTCGCTCTGGTGGCGGCGGCCAGAACAGGATTTGCTCCCGACCCTTGAAGAATTGGGCATAGGGCTGGTGCCATTCAGTCCTCTTGGCAAAGGCTTTCTTACTGGCAGGTTTGACGCCGCAACCACCTTTGACAAATCCGACTTCCGCAGCATCCTGCCGCGCTTTACCCCGGAAGCCCTGGCCGCAAACCAGGCACTGGTGACGCTGCTTCAGAATTTTGCCGCACAAAAAAATGCCACCCCGGGGCAAATTGCCCTGGCATGGCTTCTTGCGCAAAAGCCCTGGATCGTGCCCATTCCTGGCACAACCAAGCCCTACCGCCTTGTAGAAAATGCGGGGGCCGCAAGCCTGCATCTTGAGGCGGACGAACTGAAACAGCTCACCAGAGCGGCGTCTGAAATTCAACTGACAGGCGAACGGTATCCCGAAGAACTGGAAAAACGTACAGGACTGTGATGAACTTTATTCAAACCCTTGCCATAGCCCTGCTTCTTCTGGCCTTTAGCGTATGTGGCACAGTAACCCTTGCATCGGCAGGAGATACAGCAATGAGTAACATCATTATCACACGTAAAAATTCCGTAGAGCCCGCCACCGGCCCGGAATCAGTCTTTACAGGCGACGTCAGTGTTGAATTTTCTGTTCCCCGGCGGGGCGAGTCGCGTCTGTCTGGAGGCTTTGTCACATTTCAACCCAAGGCTCGCAGCAACTGGCATACGCATCCCTACGGCCAGCTTTTGATTATTGCCACGGGCAAAGGCCGGGTTCAGGAATGGGGGCAGCCTGTTCAGGAGGTTTTTTCCGGTGATCTGGTCTGGTTTCCGGCGGGCGTAAAGCACTGGCACGGCGCTGCTCCGGATCAGGCCATGTCGCACTACGCCATTCAGGAAGAACAGGACGGGCAGGCCGCAAACTGGATGGAAAAGGTCACGGACGCGCAGTACAACGGCCAGTAAAATTCCGGGGGCCCAATGCGAAGAGCAGTCATAACAGGCGCAGCGGTTCTGCTGCTGTGCCTGTACGGCATAATATCCGAGGCAAAAACAGTGAATACCACGTTATCAAGCAGGCAACAGGCCATTGTGCCCATTGCCGCATTTGCCGCAAGCGGGCAAATACCAGCCCTGAAAATAGCGTTGCACGACGGCCTTGACGGCGGACTGACCGTCAATGAAATCAAGGAAATACTCGTGCAGCTTTACGCTTACGCGGGATTTCCCCGCAGCCTGAACGCACTGGGAGCCTTTCAGCAAGTGCTCGGGGAGCGCGAAGCAAAGGGCATACACGACGAACGGGGCAAAGAGGCAGGCCCGGTTTCTCAAGAAAAAACGAGCCTTGAACGTGGCACAGAAGTACAAACCGCGCTGGTGGGGGCTCCTGTCAAAGGCGGGCTTATGGATTTTGCCCCGGCCGTTGACGAATTTTTGAAGGCCCACCTGTTCGGAGATATCTTCGGGCGTGACAATCTGGACTGGCAAAGCCGTGAAATCGCCACAGTGTCAGCTCTTGCCAGCATGGATGGAGTGGAAAGCCAGCTTCGTTCACACTGCCGCATCAGCAGAAATGTCGGCCTGACAGCAGAACAAATGCAGGCTCTGGCCGCAGTTCTCCGGGCCAAAGTCAGTGATTGCGCAGGAAAGAAGGTTGATATGATCCTGAAGGAAGAAGACGGCAAATAGCCATACGCCAAAGCCTGTTCACAAGCTTTACACATTGCCCGGTGCCGTTTGCAGGTACATCCCAAACGACTGCAAGCGGCACCGTGGTGAACTGTCTGAAGAGTGTAACGTGTCCCAGCAAAGCCGTGTAGCAGCAAGCAGACCCGCCGTTACGCGGCTTTGTTGCGGCAACATTTGAAGCAACCCCTTGTGGACGTTTCAAGAATAAAATGCCCAAGGGGGCGAAGCCACATATCCACCGTCAAACCGCACTTCAAAACTGCCTTGCTACTTCGCCCTGCTCTCCAGCAACACAAACCTGTACGCAGTATTTTGCCAAATACTCGTTAGCGGACTCAGAAACGATGTAGCTGGCCATGTCGTATCCATACATATGCCCGCTGATGACCCAACCGCGCTTGGCAATGGTTTCCAGCATGCGGCCATAAACGGCCTCATGACTTTGCGCCTCACCCCGATGATAAAACCTCGCATAAAGCCCCGCAGGCCTGATGCGCAGGTTTTCTGCTCTGGTTCCCCGCGATGCGCCGCAAAAAAAATACCCGGCAATATAGGAAGGAAGGTGTTCCCGCTCTGTCAGAAAACCAAAAGGCATGGGGGCTGACCTGCCCAGTTTTTCAAACTTGTCGGCAAACTCGGCAAGAATTGCGATGCAGCCCTCTTCCGTAGCCTGATCTTCCGCGCTTACAGACGTCACTTCAAGCTGTTCTTCTTCCAGCTCTACCAAATCCAGAACATCGTATTGGGCATTCAGCGCTTCATGTCCCAGGGCTATGGTCGCTTCCAGCATTTTTTGCCTGGTGGCAAGACGCAGGCGCTCCTGACGCAAAAGCTGCCTTTTTTCTTCCAGATGTTCCAACAGGCCTGCCGGATCAGGCTCACGCACGAAATTGCGTATTTCTTTCAACGAACTGCCCGTTTCTTTAAGCATGGCAACCATGTCGAACTCGTAAAACTGGCCTATACTGTAGTGCCTGTAGCCATTTTCCGAAACATGCCGGGGCTTCAGCAACCCCTCTTTGTCGTAAAACAGCAGGGTGTCCTTGCGCGTTCTGCACAATTTGGCAAATTCTCCGGTACTCAAATACTTCATAGTTTTCCCCTTGACTCTGGAGTTACTCCATACCTTATGGTGACTGACACCATTATGAATAGCAAGCAAATTGCCCATTCCAAGCCTCAAGAGGAAATAATGCCCAGATTTATAGATATCTCATTTCCCCGCCGCAGCCGATTCATGCCGCGTTTTGCCGCCCTGCTCTGCCTTTGCCTGTTGCAGGCGGGCTGCAATGACGGCCCCTCCCCAATGGAGAACGCGCCGCAGGTGCGCTATACGGCCATTGCCCCTGAACGCCTTGTGCTCACCAGTGAATTGCCCGGACGTGTGGCAGCTCTGGTCACGGCCGAAGTGCGCCCTCAGGTGGACGGCATCATTCAGCAGCGGCTTTTTGAGGAGGGAGCGCCCGTAACAAAAGGGCAGGTTCTCTACCAGATTGACCCCGCCGCCTATGAAGCGGCCCGCAACACGGCCAAGGCTGAACTGGAAGAAGCCCTGGTGCACGCAGCCGCGCAGCAGAAGCGTGAGACCCGCGCACGGGTGCTGGCCAAGGCCAACGCCGTAAGCCAGCAGGAATGGGATGATACTGTGGCCGAACACGGCAAGGCCAAAGCCCGTATTGCGCGCGCAAAGGCGGCCCTGGAAACTGCGGAAATCAACCTGAACTATACGAGCATCAAGGCTCCTGTGTCCGGCAGAATAGGCAGATCTGCCGTCACGCAGGGCGCACTGGTTACAGCCAACCAGACAAACCCTCTGGCTGTCATTCAGCAAATTGATCAGGTGTATGTGGATATTACGCAGTCCAATGCCAGCATGTTGCGCCTGCGCCGCCTTGCCGCCGCTCTTGGCCCCGCATGGGGTAAGGGCACAACCGGAGCGCGCCTCATTCTTGAAGACGGCACGCCCTATGCCGCACCCGACCCTGAGCACGGCGAGACACAATGGCATACGGGCGATCTGCTTTTCGCAGAAATAAGCGTGGCCCAGACCACGGGCAGCGTGAATCTGCGCGCCCTGTTTCCCAACCCTGAAGGGCTGTTGCTGCCGGGCATGTATGCCAGGGTGCTGATTGAAGAAGGCGTCATAGAAAATGCCCTTCTGGTTCCCCAACGCGCTGTCATGGCTGACGGAAGTGGACGCCATTTTGTACTCACGCTGCAAGAACCGGAAACATCGGCAACGGCCCAAAATGCTGCCCTTTTGTTCACGGTGCAGAAAAAAAACGTGGAGCTCGACCGCCCCTTTGGCAACCGCTGGCTTGTACGCTCCGGCCTTGAAGCCGGAGATCTTGTGATTGTGGAAGGTATTCAGAAAGCCATCCCTGATGGCAAGGCCATAGGCGAGCAAACGCCCGACGATACGCAAGACAGCGGTGCTGCGCAAAACAGCAAAACCCGGGATGGGCAAT
The Desulfovibrio intestinalis DNA segment above includes these coding regions:
- a CDS encoding flavodoxin family protein; its protein translation is MRKFIQHEAASFSRRSFITAITAGMFAVAVHPLLAPTSAANAKPASGGQKMLIVYYSRSGNTRVVAEKIHASHGGNIVELQTVNPYPEEYRATTEQAQKELKANYFPPLKTSVDDISPYDVILVGSPSWWGTFASPVRGFLAQHDFSGKKIAPFITHEGSALGKSVADLKTLCPGATILDGLAVRGGRVQNSQAEIDQWLKRLDLGK
- a CDS encoding chemotaxis protein, which translates into the protein MSQNSLLNVNNNELEIIEFIIDEKQPDGSSYSGHYGINVAKVLEIIRLPNITSVPSKCDSSVLGTFNLRGKVLPILNLATWLGKTMTEESNAKVIVTEFSGVQAAFLVSSVTSIHRMTWDRIEPPNQYVQTYSRDSITGVLRIQNRVLFILDMEKILASLDSTLDMSQIKVDTSPVEGAAQFHLLVADDSNSLRHIIKSSLQKSGFQVTAVASGREAWEFLQKTRDEAQNEGKELTDIVHLVISDIEMPEMDGHMLTAKIRDTPGMSTLPIILFSSLITEALYAKGVKVGADKQVSKPDLPGLSKIIRELIAEKLNK
- a CDS encoding DMT family transporter, whose amino-acid sequence is MLYIALMILAGCLTAMQSPINAALSRTVGVLESSFISFACGALFLGLATLFFGRGQIWRVAETPSWQWIGGIFGAIMVLNTIIAVPRIGVLATALAMIFGNLLMAAVIDNYGWFGLPVTPFGWPRLLGFVLVLVGLALVFRR
- a CDS encoding DUF362 domain-containing protein encodes the protein MNESDNISRRFFLKSSAAAVGVAALSSMAGGRVCAATLSTTNPKNDEQGKATVFFTKDLSAAGLRKLYARVNQGMTGRIAVKLHTGEPGGPNIIPREMVKELMHDVPGGVIVECNVLYDSPRKTTDGHKMVIAGNGWTFCPVDIMDEHGDVNLPVKGGKWFKEVAFGKNILNYDSMLVLTHFKGHALGGFGGSLKNIAIGCASGKVGKAQLHDSDGSSWPSGPDFMERMVEGGKAVADHFGQHITYINVLRNMSVDCDCAGISAAPPTAPDLGILASTDILAIDQASVDMVYALPEAQKADLVERMESRSGLRQLEYMKELGMGKSGYELVVI
- the cutA gene encoding divalent-cation tolerance protein CutA gives rise to the protein MSFLVYVTAPHETLALDLARALVGEGLAAGVNIVPGARSIYRWRGEVHDEAECLLLAQVSRAALPAFEEAVRRLHPYEVPCIVAVPIEAGHGPFLHWIQENSQPPMSES
- a CDS encoding AraC family transcriptional regulator; this translates as MANDMWVDIDRAKAFLKRSVLERMPRPGVYETGLAGVRMYRRDKTTEPQTCFYQPVIVKMAQGCKRAFMGKDEYRYGEDDILVTGVDMPGASMICEASPDVPSLSIAIDLDKSLIAQLALEMPHKPAEAASVVKGIHVQQLDTDLLDAYVRLAKLFDCPEKLLVLGPMIVREIHYFLLAGQSGHRLRSFYTLGSQGNHVAQAITWLKQNLAAAVQVEELAEKVHMAPSTFHRHFKEVTTLSPLQFQKRLRLHEAQRLMLMQNMDASSAGVAVGYESLSQFSREYKRLFGESPRKDVQRLREEALFTSESATARGVKIQGF
- a CDS encoding VOC family protein, translating into MQPNLPQGIKVLFVSGFGPVVNRQQESEHLYRDMFGLPLEHTEGYEGYWHTQAVEGVKHFALWPLDKAALSCFGTAQWPEEVPVPQAWLELDVEDIESATQVLEQNGYTMLVRLKQEPWGQTVTRFLSPEGLLVAVALTPFLRNGE
- a CDS encoding carbohydrate kinase family protein; translation: MAIYVSGSLAFDRIMTFPGNFQDHILMDKLHMINVSFMVDGMDERRGGCAGNIAYTLALLDEKPVIVAAAGRDFESYAQTLASHGLPLDGIRRAEDVFTALCYITTDLNSNQITGFYPGAMTLPAVYDFPGMDARQDIAIVSPGNVEDMRRLPRMYREKGVPYIFDPGQQLPVLTSEELLEAIEGSLACITNDYELNMICKATGKSEDEIAARTSWLVTTLGAEGAQVRGQGETVHIAPVPIDKVLDPTGAGDAHRAGLIKGLVHGLAMPEAAKLGSVSASFALEKMGTQEHVITPASFRQRYEAVFGALPKGIFAE
- the nth gene encoding endonuclease III; translated protein: MKAKNIRQARAQKILEALRTRYPSPRTHLDAATAWQLLVATVLAAQCTDARVNTVTPELFRRWPGPSDMTKAAIEEIEAIIRPTGFYHSKAKNLLGAAIRVCEVYGGQVPKTLEELITLPGVARKTANVVMFGAFGINEGLAVDTHVKRISYRLGLTEATDPVPIERDLMELFPREEWGDVNHRMVWFGREVCEARKPLCGQCEMADFCPKLEPPKTPRPQRSKKSKP
- a CDS encoding aldo/keto reductase gives rise to the protein MQTRTLGTDGLSVSCMGLGCMGMSYGYGPASDKKDMIALIRTAVENGVTFFDTAECYGPFTNEELVGEALAQYRGQVAIATKFGISIINGKQITDSRPEVIRQSVEGSLKRLRIEAIDLYYQHRVDPNVPIEDVAGTVKELIQEGKVKHFGLSEPGVHTIRRAHAVQPVAAIQSEYSLWWRRPEQDLLPTLEELGIGLVPFSPLGKGFLTGRFDAATTFDKSDFRSILPRFTPEALAANQALVTLLQNFAAQKNATPGQIALAWLLAQKPWIVPIPGTTKPYRLVENAGAASLHLEADELKQLTRAASEIQLTGERYPEELEKRTGL